The Fundidesulfovibrio soli genome contains the following window.
GCAGGAACTGGGTGCCCTGCAGCAGATTGCGAACGATCTGCGCGTTGGCGGGCACGGTCAGCTTCATGGCGTTTTCGATGGCGGTGGTGGAGGCCTGCAGGTGAATGTAGGTGCACACGCCGCACAGGCGCTGGGTGATCAGGGGCGCGTCGCGGGGGTCGCGGCCGGCCAGGATCATTTCGATGCCACGGAACAGGGTGGCCGAGGACCAGGCAGATTCGATGGTCCCGTTGGTGCCGACCTTGGCGTCGATGCGCAAGTGGCCCTCGATGCGGCTGATGGGGTCCAGCGTGATGTTGGCGCCGGCGCTGCCGCCGGTGCCGGTGGTGTTCGTCAACAGCAAATTGAGAGCGGGCTGCATAGCTGCGGCAGTCGTGGCCGCGGTGTTGGCGGCCGGGGCCGCGCCGGCGAGAACGCTTCCGGTGGTGGTTGCCATATGCTTAGACTCCTTGGGGAATTTTGATTAGTCGCCGCCAGCGGCAACGGCTTGGATCTTGCTGTGGTTGCTCGAAGCGAACTGGGTGCCGAAGCTGCTGCTGTAGAACGAGGTGTTGGCGTCCCAAAAGTTCGGGTTGGAGCAGCCGATGCAGTGGTGGTTGGCCTGGATGTCCCAGGAAGTGCCGTCGTTGAACTTGGCGGTGGGGCAGTTGTTATAGGTAACCTTGCCCCTGCAGCGGTAGTCCTCGAGGCAGCCGTGGGGCCTGGGGCACTGGCTGTGCACGGTCTTGCCGAAGGCGAAGGTCGGGCGGCCGTTGGAATCCAGCGCAGGGAGGGTTCCCTTGAGCAGGTAGCTGGTGAGCACCCCCGCCAGGTTGTAGGGGTTGGGGGAGCAACCGGGGATGTTCACCAGGGGCACGCTGCCCAGGATGCCCAGGTCCCTCACTCCCTTGGCCCCGGTGGGGTTGGGCTTGGCGGCGGCCAGGCCGCCGTAGGAAGAGCAGGTGCCGTAGGCGATGACGGCCTTGGCCTTGGGCAGCACGCGCTGGGCGATGGAGAGCATGGTCTCGCCGCCGATGGTGCCGTAGGCGCCGTTGTTGGCCGTGGGGATGGAGCCTTCCACGATGGCGAAGAACTGGCCCGCGTTGGCGTTGACCACGTCGGCCAGGTGGCCGGTGGCGGCCAGGCCGGCGGCGGCCATCAGGGTCTCGTGGTACTCCAGGGAGATGGTGTCCAGGATCAGGCTGTCAGGCGTGGGGGTGGACATGCGCAGCAGGGACTCG
Protein-coding sequences here:
- a CDS encoding nickel-dependent hydrogenase large subunit; the protein is MATTTGSVLAGAAPAANTAATTAAAMQPALNLLLTNTTGTGGSAGANITLDPISRIEGHLRIDAKVGTNGTIESAWSSATLFRGIEMILAGRDPRDAPLITQRLCGVCTYIHLQASTTAIENAMKLTVPANAQIVRNLLQGTQFL
- a CDS encoding hydrogenase small subunit; its protein translation is MNARKSTSAKNIPCPPGVSRRSFLKFCSAVAVTIGLGPTGMAEVARALTGPKPIVVWLNFSECTGCTESLLRMSTPTPDSLILDTISLEYHETLMAAAGLAATGHLADVVNANAGQFFAIVEGSIPTANNGAYGTIGGETMLSIAQRVLPKAKAVIAYGTCSSYGGLAAAKPNPTGAKGVRDLGILGSVPLVNIPGCSPNPYNLAGVLTSYLLKGTLPALDSNGRPTFAFGKTVHSQCPRPHGCLEDYRCRGKVTYNNCPTAKFNDGTSWDIQANHHCIGCSNPNFWDANTSFYSSSFGTQFASSNHSKIQAVAAGGD